Part of the Pseudomonas baltica genome is shown below.
CACCGACGGGTCGAGCACGCCTTTTTTTGCCAGTTGCTGGATGGCCTTGTTCTTCTGCATCTGCGGGGTCACCGCGATGTGGGTGGAGATGGGCAGGCCATGGGCCTTGGCAAAGGCGAACTCGGGCTCCCAGATCGGCGCTGCGGTGCGCTCGGGGCCGCGAATCGCCATGCCCAGGTCAACGCGCGTTCCGGCCCTGAGTTGCGCCTGCACCCGCAGGATATCGGCGTAGTCCACCGGCGCGGTGGCAGCCAGATCCTGAGCGTAGCCATACCACAGGCGACCGCGCAGGCCGCTGTCGAGCATGGCTTGCAGTTCTGCCTGGGCGAAGGCCGGCGTGCGTAGATTGTGCGACCAGTTGTTGACCGTGGTGATACCACTGTTGATCGCTTCGGCCAGCCCCAGACGTACGCCCAGTGCGCACAGTTGGGGGGTGAACTGCTTGCTGACGGCTAGCTGGGATTTGAAGAACGGCTGGCCTTGCGGAGCCGGCGAACTGCTGCGCAGAAAGCTGTTCCACAGGTGCCAGTGGCTGTCCACCAGGCCGGGGATGAGGATCATGCCAGTGGCGTCGAGCACCTGAGCGCCCTCTTCGGCCAAGTCCTTGCCGACGGCGATGATCTTGCCGTTATTGATGAGCACGTCAGCATCGGGCAGTTCACCGAGCGTCGGGTCCATGCTCAGGACAGTGGCGTGACGGATCAACAGGTGAGTTGAAGGCGGCAGCGTCCCCGGCTGGGCGGCGCACGCCATGTTCGGCAGCGCGAGTCCTGCGCCCGCGACAGCGCTGAGTTTGAGCAAGGTTCGACGGTCGAGGCTGGCGGTATCTGGCACGAAAGCTCCTGTGTTCATGGGATAGTTATGGCAAGGGGCTTATTCATTAATGGGACCAGCATTCACATAACTGCGCCAGATTTCGGCGCTATGACGAATCTGCGCCTCCAGTGCCTGATGATCGGCAGCGGTCCTCGGCGGCTGGGTGGGGGTCAGATGCTCGGGTACCAACTCGGTCGCCACTGCGCCACTGAACCCACCCTCCACCAGCGCCTCATGCTGGGCCTTGAAGTCGATATGCCCGGTGCCGATACCACCCCGCCCGGAATCGGAGATGTGGTAGATCGCCGTGAAGGCCCCATGCTCGCGCAAAGCCTGCAGCGGGTCGGGCTCGTCGATGTTCATGTGAAAGCTGTCGAGGATCATCCGCACGTTGTCGCTGTCCATCTCTGCCAGCAACTGTCGGCACTGCGCGGCGGTATGAATCAACGGCACTTCATAGTGATTGCACACCTCGTACAGGGTCCGCACGCCGCGGCTGGCGGCATAGGCATCAACGGCCTTGCAGCAAGCCAGCAGACGCGCTCGGGCCGATGTCGGGTCCTTGCAGCTGAGCGTCCATTGCGACAGCCCCTGCAAGGTCACAGGCACCGGACCCAACTCGGCAGCAAAATCCACCACCTGACGGTAATAGGCGATGGCTGCATCCTGGGTGGCCTTCGCCGGCTCGGGCGGGCCGGCGTTGAACGGATCGACGGCGATGATGCCGATACCCGCCGCCCTGGCCAGTTCACGCAACAGCGCGGGCGGCCCATCACGAAAATCTCCCGCATATTGAATGCTGTCCATGCCCAGCGCCTTGGCCTTGGCGATGACTGGCGCGGCGGCGCTGATACCCAGCGTCCAGGTGACGATGCCGACGCTCATGACTGCGCCCCCACCAGGGATTGCCCTGCCACCGTCGGCACGTCCTCGCGGGTGCCCAGATACGCTGGCAACTGCACCTTGTAGATCTTGAACGGCATGTCCACCGTGCTCTTGCCGTTGGGTCCGCGGTTGTACGCCAGACGCGCGCTTTGCGGCACCGGGATATACAGCTCGCGCTGGCGAGTGATCATCAGGGCGTCCGGGTTCCACAGCAACGGGTCCTGCACCAGCACGCGCAGGCTGCCATCGGGCGCCAGTACCGTGACCCGCGGCTTGTCGTTTTCACCGAAGTACAGGTTGCCGGCGCTGTCGATCGCGGTGCCGGTGGTGGGCCCGGTGTCGTAGACGAACTCGACCTTGTCGCCTAGCGCCTTGTCCGTCATCTGGGTATCGCGCAACGCGTCGGTCGGCACGCGCCACAGCGGTCCGCTCATGGGCTGGAAATACAGCCATTTGCCGTCCGGGCTGATCTCCAGCGGGTCGCTTTGCACCTGGGTGTCACTGCCGTCGGATGTCTGCAAGGGCCGTCCGTGCTCACCGATGGGCCGGCGCTCCGGGTTCATCTTGGTCGACGGGTGATCCGCCAGGCGTCGCAGCGATACGCCGGTGCGCAGGTTGATGATGACAAGCGCGCCCAGGCCGGAGTCGGTCAGGTAAGCATGCTCGCTGTCCAGGCGCAGGTCGTTGAGATTGCCGCCCGCCGGCAGCACGCTTTCAGGCAGGCTGATCGAACGCAGCAGCTTGCCGTCGCGGGTATCGAATTGCAGGATCCGCTGGCCGGGGTTTATGCCCTTGGGGCCTGCGTCTTCGCCCATGTCGACGGCCCACAGGGTGTGGTCGTCGAAGATATGCACGGTATTGATATTGACCAGCGCCTGGCCATGAGGCTTGCCCGGCGCCCAGCGATTCCACTCGCCGCCCGGGAACGGCTTGAGGGTCCCATCGGCCAGGACTTCGGCAATCGAGGGGGTGTTTTCGTAGCCGGGCCAGCGTGGCAGGCCGACGAACAGACGGCCATCGGCGGTTTGCGCAACGGCGTTGCAGACCCAGTCAAGGCGCGCCACTTCGATCAGCGGCTGACCGACCTTGACTATCGCCTCGCCAGCCCGGCTCAGGTTGCTGGTGGCCATCGCCAAGGTGCCAGACGCCACGGCAGCGGCTTGGCAAAAATTGCGTCGGTTGAACATTCGTTACCCTCTGGTAGTGGTCCCATGGCTGTCGGCGCTGCTGCCGTGACACGCCGTATTACCTATGGGACCGCTCTGGAACGGGCAAGATTCTATGAAACAGCCAGCTCTATTTGACGTGAAACCTTCAGTCCATTCGCTGATGCCAGCCTGGCCACGGTATGCACGTGGGCTGCCTCGAAACGTTCTGCGCGGAGGTTGTGAGCTGTCAGCCACATAGGGCTTGGCGCGAAGGGCTGTCGAATGACAGATGCGCATTGCAGATAAAGCAGCAGCGAGGGAGCCGATCCCTCGCTGCAGGGTTTACGCCAGCGGCTTGCCAACCAGCGCAGGCACCGTCTCACGATTGCCATACAACGCCGGCAACTGCAGCTTGTAGATCTTGAACGGCCGCACCAGCCCGTCGACGCCACCCGGCCCGCGGTTGGCCGCCATGCGCGCACTCTGCGGCACCGGGATGTACAGCTCGCGGGTGTTGGAGATGATCATCGCATCCGGGTTCCACAGTTTCGGATCCTCGGCCACCACCCGCAGGCTGCCATCCGGCGACAGCACGGTGATCCGCGGCCGGTCGTATTCGGCCAGATACAGGTTACCGGCGCTGTCGATGGCAGTGCCGGTCAGCGGCCCGGTGTCGTAGACGAACTCGACCGTGTCGCCCAGGGCTTTTTCGCTCATCTGGGTGTCGCGCAACGCTTCGGTCGGCACGCGCCAGAGCGGTCCGCTGAGTGGCTGGTAGTACAGCCATTTGCCGTCCGGGCTGATCTCGATCGGATCCGAGTGCACCTGGTGGTCGCTGCCATCGGGCATCTGCAGTGGGCGGCCCTCCTCGCCTATCGGCCGGCGCTCGGGGCTCATCTTGGTCGATGGATGATCGGCCAGGCGGCGCACCGACACACCGGTGGCGAGGTTGACGACGATGATCGCGCCCAGGCCGGAATCGGTCAGGTAGGCATGACCGCTGTCCAGGCGCAGGTCGTTGAGGTTGGCACCGGCCGGCAGCACGGCGGGCGCCAACGTGATCGAGCGCAGCAGCTTGCCGTTGCGGGTGTCGAACTGCAGGATCTTCTGCCCGAGGTTGATGCCGTGCGGGCCGGCATCCTCGCCTTGGTCGATGGCCCACAGGGTGTCGTCGTCGAAGATGTGGATGGTGTTGATCTTGACCAGCGCCTTGGCGTTCGGCTTGCCCGGTTCCCACTCGTTCCAGTCGCCGCCCGGAAACGGCTTGAGCGTGCCATTGGGCAGCACTTCGGCGATGGAGGGGGTATTTTCGAAGCCGGGCCAGCGTGGCAGGCCGACGAACAGCCGACCGGTGGAGGTCAGGCCGACGGCGTTGCAGAGCCAGTCAAGATGGGCGACTTCGGTCAGCGGCTGGCCGACCTTGGCCATGACGGCGGCGGCGTTGGCCAGATGGCTGGAGGCGACCGCGAAGGCGCCGCAAGCCAGGACGGACGCCTGGCAAAAATTGCGTCGGTTGAACATTGCTATCCCTTTTATTGATTTTGTCGAGCATCTCGAGGTGTCTACACGGGGCCTTTTGGGCAGTCTCCCGCTAGACGTACGATATACGATGACCAAACTCACGGGATGGTAAAACGCAAGGCCTGCGCCTGTTTTGAAGGGAAACGGTCAAAATAATCGACCGTCTGTGGTGGTATCGATCAACGCGGTGCCAAGGAGTCAAGGGGTCAGGGCGCGGCGACCTGGCGGCATTTGAAGCCTTGGGCTTCGTCCCGATCCACCCGCGCCTCAGCCTTGGCCGCGCACACCTCGGGGTTCTGCAGGGCATTCCAGAGGATTGCCGGAGCTTGCTGGGCGACCTGATACATGGCTCGGCACACGTAACCGGCCTTGGGGTCGGCGGGCAGCAGCCAGAGGGCGCGGCTGTCGGCGCCCCGCTCGCAGATGACGCGGGTGGACGTCGCCACTTGCACCGGCGCAGCGGGTGGCAGTGCCGGCGTCGGTGCAGGCGTCGGTGCAGGCGCCGAGCGGCCTTCCTGGCTCAGCACTACGGTCGGGTAGAACACGCCACGCGCGATGCCTTGGGGCATCTGCCAACTGAGTGTCCACCCCTGATCGAGGGCCAGCGAGCCTTGCGCGCGTGGCACTGTCGGTACCTGACTGCCCTGCTCGAACGCGGGAAAGTCCATGCCGACACCGGGGGCTACGGGCTGCAGTTGGTCAAGTGTTCGCCCGGCCCGGCTGGCCGCCGCAGGCAGACTCTGGCACTGCACTCGGGCTGAAAAGCACAACGGCTGCGAGCCGTCTTGCAGCACTACGGCGGCGCCGCTGTCGAAGAACGCCGCGCGCAAAGCCTGCTCGTCGCCACCCGCTGCCGCGACGGCCACCCCACCCAGAGCGGCAGCGAGGCTGGTGCTGTGGACCAACTGCGCCGCGGTGCCCTGCGGGTCGCTGCCCAACTCGGCCTCCCACAATCCCTGCCCCGCCAACAGGCCGACGCGCAGGGCCTGGAGCGCCGTGCCACCGGGCTGACGGTAGGCCCACCAAGCCGCGTAGGCGGCGGCGCCCGCCGGGCCGCCATAAACGCTGCGGCCCAGCTGCGCTTCGGCACTGGCGTAGGTATAGCTGCGCGCTACACGTTCGGCCGCCAGCTCGTTGCTGGCCTCGTCACGGGTGCCGGCCTGCCACAGATCTTCCATCAACCGCTGGGCGGCGGCATCCTGGGTCGCCGTGTCGGCATTGGCGAGAAAGTGGTCGATCAGCGGTTTTGCCTGCGGCCCAGCGCGTGTCGCAATCGCTGCCTGCGCCGCGTCTGGATGCATTTGCAGCGCGACGGTGCGGATATCCCCCAGCGCCTGCTCGGCGACCGCCTGCCAGCCGGGCAGCAAAACGCCGCCGCTGATGGCAGGCTCGGCGCTGGACGCGGGCTGGGTGGCAAAAAGGCACAGGCAAGGCACAAGCAAAAGCGGTAAGCGTGAGGTCATGGAGTCACCCGGGGTTGGCGCACTGTGGGGCGTCGACGACCACTACCTGAAGACGTAAAGCTGGCGCACAGCATACAGAGCCCGTGCGGGGCTGGCGACAACTGAGGGGGATGATTGCGAGGATACTGCAGTGCACCTGCCCGGCCAGAGAATGGCCATGAACGGGAACACTTGAAGAAAATGGCAGGGGCGGCTGGATTTGAACCAACGCATGGCAGGATCAAAACCTGCTGCCTTACCGCTTGGCGACGCCCCTGTATCTGGTAGCGCAACATCGTGATGTTGCATTCCCGCATCAACCGTTGAAGGCTTGTCTGCAAGAACGGCGAGGAATTTACCAGCTTTCATCCGATCCGCCAACCCCTGAAACAAAAATATGTTTCCAGAACAGTCAGTTACTGTTCGCCGGGGTTCATTGCCTAGGGATATCGGCTCGCAGGCCGGGCCAATCCAAGGGTATCGCGCAGCGTCGTGCCTGGGTATGCACGACGGAACACCCCGGCGTCCTGCAAGCGTGGCACCACCTGGCCGAGAAACAGATCGTCCTCTTCCTCCAGATACGGCGGCAGGATCACAAAGCCGTCGCATGCCCCTGCCTGGTACCACTCGATCAACTGATCGGCCACCTGCTGCGGTGAGCCGACCGGCGAGAAGAACGACAGGCTTTCGGCATACCACTTGCCCACCTCGCCCACCGTCATGCCACGCTCCACCGCTTGCTCGATCACGTACTGAAAGCGCCCTTTGCTGCCGGTGATCTGCTCGCTGATGTCCGGCAGCAAGGCATCTTGAGGATACTGCGCGAGGTCGAAGTTCATGCTCGCCGACATAAAGCTCAGGCCGGCTTCAGGACGGATCAGAGCCTTGAGCAAGGCATCCTTCGCTCGCGCATCCTCGGCATCGCGGCCGACCACCGGGACGATCCCCGGCAGCACCTTGATGGCGTCCGGATCGCGGCCATAGGCGATGGCCTTGTCCTTGATCATTCGGTAGAAATCCCGGGCGCGCTCCAACGTCGCCTGGACCACGAACACCACTTCGGCGTGTTGCGCGGCCAGGTCGATAAAGGCCTGCGACACACCCGCCTGGATCAGTACCGGTTGGCCCTGGGGCGGACGCGGGATGTTGATCGGGCCGCGCACATCGAAATGCTCGCCGTGATGGTCGACATAGTGGAACTTGGCAGGGTCGGCGTAGAGCCCCTCGCGGGTGTTCTTGACCAACGCGTCGTCACCCCAGCTGTCCCAGAGTTTTTGCACCACTTCGATGAACTCGCTTGCACGTCCATAGCGCTCGCCATGAGCAAAATGCTCGGTGCGACCATGGTTGCGCGCCTCGCCATCGCTGACCGAGGTGACCACGTTCCAGGCCGCGCGACCGCCGCTGATGTGATCGATATTGGCGAGCATGCGCGCGGCCGTGTACGGCGCCGAGTAGGACGACGACACGGTGCCGCCGATGCCGATCTGGTCAGTGACCGCCGCCAGTGCCGCCAACAGCGTCAGTGGCTCGGGGCGCGCTACCGGGCGGTATTTGACCGTCTCCGAGAAGTGCCCGCCGTAGTTGTCGTCGATCGACAGCTTGTCAGCCACGAACAGCATGTCCAGGCAAGCGGCTTCGGCGCGCCGGGCGATTTTCTTGTAGAGGCGCCAGTCGACACCGCCACTGGCGGCGGAGTCGGGATGGCGCCAGCCGCCCTGATGGGTACCGGCTTCAAGATACAGGGCCAGGTGCATCATGGTTTGCGTGCCTCGTTGGCGGCCGTGACCGGTGCGGTGAAGAAGCTGCTATCGACCAGGGTAGCGGCGTCGAGGCGCTGTTTGATCAGGCCGGTTTTCACGTACAGGTCGATGGTGTCCTGCTGGCGGTTGCGAATCGACGCTACGTCAGTCAACGGCAGGTTGACCTCGCGCTCGACCTTGGCCTGCGCCACCGCATCCGGCAAGCGCAACAGCTGCGCGATCACCGTCGCGTAGGGCTGGGGATGATCGGCGCCCCACTGCCGCGCCTTGGCCAGGCGCTGGGCGAAGTCCTGCAGCTCGGCATGCTTGGTGGCAATGGCCTGATCGGAGGCCACCAGGTAGTTGAGGGACGGGTACGTCTTGCCATCGGCGATGATCCGCACCTGGGATTGCTCGACGGCGAAGGAAATGTAGGGCTCCCAGGTGGCGACCGCGTCCACCGCGCCGCTGCTCAGGGCCAGGGTCGCCTCGGCGGGCGTGGTGAAGACGAAATGCACGTCCTGCTCGCCAAGGCCGGCGTCGGCCAATGCTTGCAGTGCCAGGGCATGCCCGGAGGAGCCTTTGACGGTGGCGATCTTTTTCGCCTTGAGGTCGGCGACGCTGTGCACACTTGAATCCTTGCCGACGATCAAGCCGTTGCCCAGGTAGCCCGAGGCAAAAATGGCTTTGGCCTTGACCCCCGAAGCGGCGGCAAAGGTCAGCGGTGCATCGCCCAGCAGGCCGGCATCCAGGTGATTGGAGTTCAAGGCTTCGAGCACCGGCGCGGCGTTGGCGAATTCGTGCCATTCGATCTTGTAGCCAACGCCCTGCAACACCCCGGCGGCTTCCATGACGGCGCGGGCATTGCCGCGCTGATCGCCGACATCGATGTCCGCCCGCGCCACACCGCTGACGGCCAGTGCCAGTGCAAGTCCGAGGATCAGTTTGTGTTTCATGCAGTGCGCACCCATGGCCGAAAAACCGCCAGCCTAGGGCGCGCGATGGAGATAACCAAATAACATTAAAATATATGCTTATTATGCGCGTTGTTTTGTTCAGGGTTGTTGGTACAGCAATGCGCCTATGCACACAGTATCGCCCTCATCCCCGCATCAACACCCCCCTGACCGAGTACACTGTTGCGCCCAGCCGCCACCAGGAACTCTGTGCATGAAAGTCGGCATCATCTCCGATACCCATGGCCTGCTGCGCCCCGAAGCCATCGCCGCCTTGCAGGGCTGCGAGCACATCATTCACGCCGGTGACATCGGCAGCGCCGACATCCTCACTCAGTTGGCGAGTATCGCGCCGCTGCACGTGGTGCGCGGCAACAACGACCTCGCCGCGCCCTGGGCAACGTCCATCGCCGATCATCTGCGTTTCGACCTCGGCGGCTGGCACACCTTGCTGGTGCATGACATTGCCGACGTGCCCGCCTTGATCGATCCCGCCGTGGGGCTGCCCGCGGTACGCCTGATCGTCACCGGCCATTCGCACAAGCCGCTGATCGAATGGCGCGGGCAAACCCTCTATCTGAACCCCGGCAGTGCCGGGCGCCGGCGCTTCAAGCTGCCAGTGACCCTGGCGCTGCTGGAGCTGACCGACGAGGCACTTGAACCCCAATTGGTCGCCTTGCTGGACTGAAGCAACAGCGCCCTTGAGTCCGGCCCCCAGAGTGACGAAAATGGGCGGATGATCGCCTTCACTATTACTGAGCTGCACAATGACTGAGCTGCACACCCTGGAGACAGCATGATCGAGG
Proteins encoded:
- a CDS encoding amidohydrolase family protein; its protein translation is MPDTASLDRRTLLKLSAVAGAGLALPNMACAAQPGTLPPSTHLLIRHATVLSMDPTLGELPDADVLINNGKIIAVGKDLAEEGAQVLDATGMILIPGLVDSHWHLWNSFLRSSSPAPQGQPFFKSQLAVSKQFTPQLCALGVRLGLAEAINSGITTVNNWSHNLRTPAFAQAELQAMLDSGLRGRLWYGYAQDLAATAPVDYADILRVQAQLRAGTRVDLGMAIRGPERTAAPIWEPEFAFAKAHGLPISTHIAVTPQMQKNKAIQQLAKKGVLDPSVQLVHATHADAEDLRTIVHSGASVCLTPLTEMRVGYGLAPVAALHEAKIPVTLGIDTLVLSGNANLFMVMQTLLNLAIGSSANEQLLTARDVLFWATQGGADAMGLGAQIGSVTPGKRADLTLIDPRGLGMLPVLDPYASVVQSATPSAVDTVIADGRMLKQGGRVIGVDTPALAQQVVQGLATLQRR
- a CDS encoding sugar phosphate isomerase/epimerase family protein, which translates into the protein MSVGIVTWTLGISAAAPVIAKAKALGMDSIQYAGDFRDGPPALLRELARAAGIGIIAVDPFNAGPPEPAKATQDAAIAYYRQVVDFAAELGPVPVTLQGLSQWTLSCKDPTSARARLLACCKAVDAYAASRGVRTLYEVCNHYEVPLIHTAAQCRQLLAEMDSDNVRMILDSFHMNIDEPDPLQALREHGAFTAIYHISDSGRGGIGTGHIDFKAQHEALVEGGFSGAVATELVPEHLTPTQPPRTAADHQALEAQIRHSAEIWRSYVNAGPINE
- a CDS encoding L-dopachrome tautomerase-related protein, which gives rise to MFNRRNFCQAAAVASGTLAMATSNLSRAGEAIVKVGQPLIEVARLDWVCNAVAQTADGRLFVGLPRWPGYENTPSIAEVLADGTLKPFPGGEWNRWAPGKPHGQALVNINTVHIFDDHTLWAVDMGEDAGPKGINPGQRILQFDTRDGKLLRSISLPESVLPAGGNLNDLRLDSEHAYLTDSGLGALVIINLRTGVSLRRLADHPSTKMNPERRPIGEHGRPLQTSDGSDTQVQSDPLEISPDGKWLYFQPMSGPLWRVPTDALRDTQMTDKALGDKVEFVYDTGPTTGTAIDSAGNLYFGENDKPRVTVLAPDGSLRVLVQDPLLWNPDALMITRQRELYIPVPQSARLAYNRGPNGKSTVDMPFKIYKVQLPAYLGTREDVPTVAGQSLVGAQS
- a CDS encoding L-dopachrome tautomerase-related protein, with translation MFNRRNFCQASVLACGAFAVASSHLANAAAVMAKVGQPLTEVAHLDWLCNAVGLTSTGRLFVGLPRWPGFENTPSIAEVLPNGTLKPFPGGDWNEWEPGKPNAKALVKINTIHIFDDDTLWAIDQGEDAGPHGINLGQKILQFDTRNGKLLRSITLAPAVLPAGANLNDLRLDSGHAYLTDSGLGAIIVVNLATGVSVRRLADHPSTKMSPERRPIGEEGRPLQMPDGSDHQVHSDPIEISPDGKWLYYQPLSGPLWRVPTEALRDTQMSEKALGDTVEFVYDTGPLTGTAIDSAGNLYLAEYDRPRITVLSPDGSLRVVAEDPKLWNPDAMIISNTRELYIPVPQSARMAANRGPGGVDGLVRPFKIYKLQLPALYGNRETVPALVGKPLA
- a CDS encoding LLM class flavin-dependent oxidoreductase produces the protein MMHLALYLEAGTHQGGWRHPDSAASGGVDWRLYKKIARRAEAACLDMLFVADKLSIDDNYGGHFSETVKYRPVARPEPLTLLAALAAVTDQIGIGGTVSSSYSAPYTAARMLANIDHISGGRAAWNVVTSVSDGEARNHGRTEHFAHGERYGRASEFIEVVQKLWDSWGDDALVKNTREGLYADPAKFHYVDHHGEHFDVRGPINIPRPPQGQPVLIQAGVSQAFIDLAAQHAEVVFVVQATLERARDFYRMIKDKAIAYGRDPDAIKVLPGIVPVVGRDAEDARAKDALLKALIRPEAGLSFMSASMNFDLAQYPQDALLPDISEQITGSKGRFQYVIEQAVERGMTVGEVGKWYAESLSFFSPVGSPQQVADQLIEWYQAGACDGFVILPPYLEEEDDLFLGQVVPRLQDAGVFRRAYPGTTLRDTLGLARPASRYP
- a CDS encoding aliphatic sulfonate ABC transporter substrate-binding protein encodes the protein MKHKLILGLALALAVSGVARADIDVGDQRGNARAVMEAAGVLQGVGYKIEWHEFANAAPVLEALNSNHLDAGLLGDAPLTFAAASGVKAKAIFASGYLGNGLIVGKDSSVHSVADLKAKKIATVKGSSGHALALQALADAGLGEQDVHFVFTTPAEATLALSSGAVDAVATWEPYISFAVEQSQVRIIADGKTYPSLNYLVASDQAIATKHAELQDFAQRLAKARQWGADHPQPYATVIAQLLRLPDAVAQAKVEREVNLPLTDVASIRNRQQDTIDLYVKTGLIKQRLDAATLVDSSFFTAPVTAANEARKP
- a CDS encoding metallophosphoesterase family protein, which codes for MKVGIISDTHGLLRPEAIAALQGCEHIIHAGDIGSADILTQLASIAPLHVVRGNNDLAAPWATSIADHLRFDLGGWHTLLVHDIADVPALIDPAVGLPAVRLIVTGHSHKPLIEWRGQTLYLNPGSAGRRRFKLPVTLALLELTDEALEPQLVALLD